A window from Aliamphritea hakodatensis encodes these proteins:
- a CDS encoding tRNA(Met) cytidine acetyltransferase TmcA has protein sequence MLTREYLQQLSACAGARRQRALLVISGEPDWLNQQLSGLDKPEGCLWLGSDASPLNRPDGVECISPKQAGSCLGQERQRLVVDAFAGFNPNAFGQVSGVLVAGGLMLLLVPPLDEWPGFNDPELQHIAVEPYCADDVGRRFIRRLAGVISGDDALYLIRQGQPLPGMPDLPLPEAGDPYKNPYRSLEQQQLVEHLTAQCLSKRPAVQVVTADRGRGKSASLGLLAAALIQQGVAKITVVAPALSAVEALFSAAAANLAECHAEPGAVCLGDASVRFYQPDRMLEVMPETDVLLVDEAAAIPVPVLARLLAGYSRCVFASTIHGYEGTGQGFAVRFKGLLNSQRPGWHDLRLTTPVRWAAGDPLEVFTFKALMLAAEPEPLHDDPGALTAAIQVRLLDRDALVADEALLNDVFGLLVLAHYRTTPGDLRILLDSPNLQVWGAFSVAGNELLGTMLVAEEGPLDDALAAAVFAGTRRPKGHLIPQTLLAQEAIAGAGRLKGLRIMRIAVRPELQRRRVAEHMLQQLEQHAGERHMDWLGTGFGLTPELLSFWRHNGYRLARIGLTRDSVGATHGVIMLKACSGAGEGVLLEARNRLICQFSPLLSSYLQHMEARLVADIFADLAVGAGESSALLSPSDAAELGSFAGAHRQYESCQFTLRPWLYRCGLAGKLAGLNAAQRQLLISKVLQNKHWDACQQRGAPAVSPRNLLKQLRDVVGQLLDECRAE, from the coding sequence ATGTTAACCCGTGAATATCTGCAGCAGCTGTCGGCCTGTGCCGGCGCACGGCGGCAGCGCGCTCTGCTGGTTATCAGTGGTGAGCCTGACTGGCTCAATCAGCAGCTCAGCGGGCTGGACAAACCGGAAGGGTGCTTATGGCTGGGCAGTGATGCGTCGCCTTTAAACAGACCGGACGGTGTGGAATGTATCAGCCCGAAACAGGCCGGCAGCTGTCTGGGGCAGGAACGCCAGCGTCTGGTGGTCGATGCCTTTGCAGGGTTTAACCCGAATGCCTTTGGACAGGTCAGCGGTGTACTGGTGGCCGGTGGGCTGATGTTACTGCTGGTGCCACCGCTGGATGAGTGGCCGGGTTTTAACGATCCTGAGTTACAGCATATCGCGGTGGAGCCCTATTGCGCGGATGATGTTGGCCGGCGGTTTATCCGCCGTCTTGCTGGGGTGATTTCCGGCGACGACGCGCTGTATCTGATCCGTCAGGGGCAGCCGCTGCCGGGTATGCCTGATCTGCCTTTGCCGGAAGCCGGTGACCCATATAAAAACCCTTATCGCAGCCTGGAACAGCAGCAACTGGTTGAGCATCTGACCGCACAGTGCCTGTCAAAACGGCCGGCGGTGCAGGTGGTAACGGCCGACCGGGGGCGGGGAAAGTCAGCCAGTCTTGGCTTGCTGGCGGCCGCGCTCATTCAGCAGGGCGTTGCAAAAATCACTGTGGTGGCACCGGCTCTATCTGCCGTTGAAGCGCTGTTCAGTGCGGCGGCAGCGAACCTTGCTGAATGCCACGCTGAACCGGGTGCGGTATGCCTTGGGGATGCGTCAGTCCGTTTTTATCAGCCAGACCGTATGCTGGAAGTCATGCCTGAAACAGATGTTCTGCTGGTGGATGAGGCGGCAGCGATTCCGGTGCCGGTGCTGGCCCGCTTGCTGGCCGGTTATTCCCGGTGTGTATTTGCTTCAACAATTCATGGCTATGAAGGTACCGGACAGGGGTTTGCGGTACGTTTTAAAGGCTTGCTGAACAGCCAGCGCCCGGGCTGGCACGATCTGCGTCTGACGACGCCGGTGCGTTGGGCGGCGGGCGATCCGCTGGAAGTATTTACCTTTAAGGCGCTGATGCTGGCCGCTGAACCTGAGCCGTTGCATGACGACCCAGGGGCACTGACGGCCGCAATACAGGTGCGGTTACTTGACCGGGATGCGCTGGTGGCAGATGAGGCGCTGCTCAACGATGTTTTCGGCTTACTGGTACTGGCCCATTACCGGACTACGCCGGGGGATTTACGTATTCTGCTCGACAGCCCGAATCTGCAGGTCTGGGGGGCGTTTTCTGTCGCCGGCAATGAACTGCTCGGCACCATGCTGGTGGCGGAAGAAGGCCCGCTGGATGATGCTCTGGCAGCCGCTGTGTTTGCCGGTACCCGGCGGCCAAAAGGTCACCTTATTCCTCAGACCTTGCTTGCCCAGGAGGCGATTGCCGGGGCAGGACGGCTAAAAGGCTTGCGGATTATGCGCATTGCGGTGCGGCCGGAATTGCAGCGTCGCAGGGTAGCAGAACACATGCTGCAGCAACTGGAGCAGCATGCCGGTGAAAGGCATATGGACTGGCTGGGAACCGGCTTCGGGCTGACCCCTGAATTGCTGAGTTTCTGGCGGCATAACGGTTACCGGCTGGCCCGGATCGGCCTGACCCGGGACAGCGTGGGGGCAACCCACGGAGTCATTATGCTTAAGGCATGCAGTGGTGCCGGTGAAGGGGTGTTACTGGAGGCGCGGAACCGTCTGATCTGTCAGTTCAGCCCGTTACTGAGCAGTTATCTTCAGCATATGGAGGCCCGGCTGGTGGCAGATATTTTTGCCGATCTGGCTGTGGGGGCAGGTGAAAGCAGCGCTCTGCTGAGTCCGTCCGACGCCGCTGAACTGGGTTCATTTGCCGGGGCGCACCGGCAGTACGAAAGTTGCCAGTTTACCTTACGGCCATGGCTGTATCGCTGCGGGCTGGCAGGAAAACTGGCCGGGCTGAATGCTGCTCAGCGGCAGTTATTAATCAGCAAAGTGTTGCAGAATAAACACTGGGACGCCTGTCAGCAGAGGGGCGCGCCCGCCGTATCGCCACGCAACCTGCTGAAACAGTTGCGTGACGTCGTTGGGCAACTTCTGGATGAATGCCGGGCTGAGTAA
- a CDS encoding glutathione binding-like protein translates to MIDLYTWGTPNGRKVSIMLEACGLPYHVHRIDIGAGDQFTPEFLAISPNNRIPAITDSDGPDGLPVSVFESGAILLYLAEKTGRFLPADPREKITCMEWLMWQMGGFGPMLGQAHHFNRFAKEDVPYGKQRYTAEAKRLWGVLDKHLADKTYICGENQSIADFAIYPWACRYEWQTVELDDFPAVHRWMQRLAVEDYITKGMQIPDTR, encoded by the coding sequence ATGATTGATCTGTATACCTGGGGCACCCCCAATGGCCGCAAAGTCTCCATTATGCTGGAAGCCTGCGGCCTGCCCTATCACGTTCACCGCATTGATATCGGCGCCGGCGACCAGTTTACACCTGAGTTTCTGGCCATCAGCCCGAATAACCGCATTCCCGCCATAACCGACAGCGACGGTCCGGACGGCCTGCCGGTATCCGTCTTTGAAAGCGGTGCCATCCTGCTCTATCTGGCGGAGAAAACCGGCCGCTTTTTGCCGGCAGATCCCCGCGAAAAAATCACCTGCATGGAATGGCTGATGTGGCAGATGGGCGGTTTTGGCCCCATGCTCGGGCAGGCCCACCACTTCAACCGCTTCGCCAAAGAAGATGTGCCTTACGGTAAACAGCGCTATACCGCTGAAGCCAAACGGCTCTGGGGCGTGCTGGATAAACATCTGGCAGACAAAACCTACATCTGCGGTGAAAACCAGAGCATTGCCGATTTTGCCATCTACCCCTGGGCCTGCCGTTACGAATGGCAAACCGTCGAACTGGATGACTTCCCCGCCGTACACCGCTGGATGCAGCGGCTGGCCGTGGAGGATTACATCACCAAAGGCATGCAGATCCCCGATACCCGCTGA
- a CDS encoding DUF3820 family protein, translated as MDLTTKHIEKLATMKMPFGKYQGRVLMDLPEPYLVWFSGKGFPAGEIGMLLQLLYEIKLNGLEDILEPLRRR; from the coding sequence ATGGATTTAACCACGAAACATATCGAAAAACTTGCCACCATGAAGATGCCGTTTGGCAAGTATCAGGGGCGGGTGCTGATGGATCTGCCGGAACCTTATCTGGTCTGGTTTTCCGGTAAGGGCTTTCCCGCCGGCGAAATCGGTATGTTGTTGCAGCTGTTATACGAAATAAAACTCAACGGTCTTGAGGATATCCTTGAACCGTTACGGCGACGTTAA
- a CDS encoding sigma 54-interacting transcriptional regulator, producing the protein MQMQHRILLLADTPQTIRRWHLCLSAQGYAVSHINTIRQLDSQDRFDQLLVDLSTPLSDELLSLIPIRKTILLGQVAEAAANKLLMLDKTVPEAEVLALIREQLHGTESAQPELLNTRLGPVLSPAMQATLQQTRRIAAASNHLTITGAAGSGKSSIARTLHAASKFADQPLTELNCAQLSGSLIGKTLFGDPELNVAAAAEQPGTTLLLQHIEQLDFRLQIQLSVCLEQSESPARIIATTCCDPDALFTGGQLAADLFYQISDICLQVPDLQSRSEDIPLLAEYFLRSEDSRPTLSNSAKQLLLHEPWAGNVAQLKRCMENLLQEQEGGQPDRSVQAGEILAVLEDIAPQIPSFSQARAEFERNYLIRMLTFTSGKVSKAARLAQRNRTDFYKLLAKHELNAADFKETAAPTSATTAKTKLSKTA; encoded by the coding sequence ATGCAGATGCAACATCGTATCCTGTTACTGGCAGATACACCGCAAACTATCCGTCGCTGGCACCTGTGTCTCAGCGCTCAGGGATATGCCGTCAGTCATATAAATACTATCCGCCAACTGGATAGCCAGGACAGGTTTGACCAGTTACTGGTGGACCTTTCGACCCCACTTTCGGACGAATTACTCAGTCTTATTCCCATCCGTAAAACCATTCTGCTGGGGCAGGTCGCTGAAGCTGCAGCAAACAAGCTGCTGATGCTGGATAAAACCGTCCCGGAAGCGGAAGTTCTGGCACTCATCCGTGAACAGCTCCACGGCACTGAATCAGCCCAGCCCGAACTGCTCAACACCCGCCTTGGCCCGGTTCTCAGCCCGGCTATGCAGGCAACACTGCAGCAAACCCGGCGCATTGCTGCCGCCAGCAATCACCTGACAATTACCGGCGCTGCCGGCAGCGGCAAAAGCAGCATCGCCAGAACCCTGCACGCCGCCAGCAAGTTTGCCGACCAGCCGCTCACCGAACTGAACTGTGCTCAGTTGTCCGGCAGCCTGATCGGTAAAACCCTGTTTGGCGACCCGGAACTGAACGTAGCGGCAGCCGCAGAGCAACCCGGAACAACCCTGTTACTGCAGCATATTGAACAACTGGATTTCCGTTTACAGATCCAGCTCAGCGTCTGTCTGGAACAGAGTGAATCCCCGGCCCGTATCATTGCCACCACCTGTTGTGATCCTGATGCGCTGTTTACCGGCGGACAACTGGCAGCCGACCTCTTTTACCAGATCAGTGACATCTGCCTGCAGGTACCGGATCTGCAGTCCCGCAGTGAAGACATCCCCCTGCTGGCAGAATATTTTCTGCGCAGTGAAGACAGCCGCCCGACCCTGAGCAACAGTGCCAAACAGTTACTGTTACACGAACCCTGGGCAGGCAATGTTGCCCAGCTGAAACGTTGCATGGAAAACCTGCTTCAGGAACAGGAAGGTGGACAGCCAGACAGAAGCGTTCAGGCCGGGGAGATCCTCGCGGTACTGGAAGACATTGCCCCGCAGATCCCTTCATTCAGCCAGGCGCGGGCAGAATTTGAACGTAATTATCTGATCCGCATGCTGACATTTACCTCAGGCAAAGTCAGCAAAGCAGCCCGGCTGGCCCAGCGGAACCGGACAGATTTCTATAAATTACTGGCAAAACATGAACTGAACGCGGCGGATTTCAAAGAGACAGCGGCCCCCACTTCAGCAACCACGGCCAAAACCAAACTGTCAAAAACCGCCTGA
- the ybaK gene encoding Cys-tRNA(Pro) deacylase, which produces MTPAITLAEKRGIVHQVHSYTHDPACASYGEEAAAALQIDPAQVYKTLMVALNGDNKQLGVAIVPVAGQLNLKAAAKAFKVKKIAMADPQAAQRSSGYLLGGISPLGQKKALPTLLDKTAEHWPAVFVSAGKRGLEIELAASDLLLLTRGQFADLTG; this is translated from the coding sequence ATGACCCCCGCAATTACGCTGGCAGAGAAGCGTGGCATTGTGCATCAGGTGCACAGTTATACCCATGATCCGGCATGTGCCTCCTATGGTGAGGAAGCCGCTGCGGCGCTGCAGATTGATCCTGCTCAGGTGTATAAAACCCTGATGGTGGCGCTTAACGGCGATAACAAGCAGCTGGGGGTCGCCATTGTGCCGGTTGCAGGCCAGCTGAATCTGAAGGCCGCGGCGAAAGCCTTTAAGGTTAAAAAGATTGCCATGGCAGACCCGCAGGCGGCGCAGCGAAGTTCCGGTTATCTGTTGGGGGGCATCAGCCCGCTGGGGCAGAAGAAAGCCCTGCCGACCCTGTTGGATAAAACGGCTGAGCACTGGCCGGCGGTGTTTGTCAGCGCGGGTAAACGGGGGCTGGAAATCGAGTTGGCGGCCAGCGATTTACTGTTACTGACCCGGGGGCAGTTTGCTGACCTGACGGGGTAA
- a CDS encoding GGDEF domain-containing protein, which translates to MTEQNPREGWFSQLLMAAAGGAVVWMGTVFGLHAYEEQVAVQGIRVALEAQVSGVSQQAADGVNSIDELWQMYAASGLERADFDRVSQPVIDSHFTLLPELIAGLAAILIFFTVNLLVMNWRRNRRYEALVDEHQQSLEMSREQIEQASGKDPATGLVNASQFEILLDIECRRAVREFTPLSLILLEPDGEYLNDLPEEDHPVMAQLLAENLQQTVFRPGDVIARISDNRFALLLPATNEQSPQLAERLRQQAAEIILGGQPMLLSLGVSTMQPSAQLSAAHIQQLTEDLLQQAQDNGGNQVSFNTEQSLEVPVTYSD; encoded by the coding sequence GTGACAGAACAAAACCCACGTGAAGGCTGGTTTTCCCAGTTGCTGATGGCCGCTGCCGGTGGTGCTGTCGTGTGGATGGGGACGGTTTTCGGACTGCATGCCTATGAAGAGCAGGTTGCTGTGCAGGGAATCCGTGTGGCGCTGGAAGCGCAGGTCAGCGGGGTAAGCCAGCAGGCAGCTGACGGGGTAAACAGTATTGATGAACTCTGGCAGATGTATGCGGCCAGTGGTCTTGAACGGGCAGATTTTGACCGGGTTTCTCAGCCGGTCATTGATAGCCATTTCACCTTGTTACCTGAACTGATTGCCGGCCTGGCGGCGATACTTATTTTCTTTACGGTAAATTTGCTGGTGATGAACTGGCGGCGTAACCGCCGGTATGAGGCGCTGGTGGATGAGCATCAGCAGTCGCTGGAAATGAGCCGTGAACAGATCGAACAGGCCAGCGGCAAAGACCCGGCAACCGGGCTGGTGAATGCCAGCCAGTTCGAAATTTTGCTGGATATTGAATGCCGCCGTGCAGTGCGTGAGTTTACGCCGCTGTCATTAATTTTGCTGGAACCGGACGGTGAATATCTGAATGATTTACCGGAAGAAGATCATCCGGTAATGGCACAGTTACTGGCGGAAAATCTGCAACAAACGGTATTCCGTCCCGGCGACGTGATTGCCCGGATCAGTGACAACCGCTTTGCTCTGCTATTGCCGGCCACCAATGAACAGTCGCCACAGCTGGCGGAACGTCTGCGGCAGCAGGCTGCTGAAATTATTCTGGGCGGACAGCCAATGCTGCTGAGCCTGGGGGTGAGCACGATGCAGCCGTCGGCACAACTCAGTGCTGCGCATATTCAGCAGTTAACTGAAGACCTGCTGCAACAGGCGCAGGATAATGGCGGCAATCAGGTCAGCTTCAATACAGAACAGTCGCTGGAAGTACCAGTGACCTATTCAGACTGA
- a CDS encoding DnaJ domain-containing protein, with amino-acid sequence MNPVYFFILSALFAVWFIWTRRQPPQQRRQTNIKLLIFILGILIFYLILAGKLHWLGAAVAVALPFIRRLWPFLPFIGRFLQQRRNRQGGNTSAVDTPILHMELDHDSGIMFGTVLEGPLKDRQLGDMTEQEFLQLLDYCRQHDQQSARLLETYLDKRFGDSWRDDDQHTGDAPLSEVEEAYQILGLEKGASEQEIIAAHRRLMQKMHPDRGGSDYLAAKINQAKDVLMKR; translated from the coding sequence GTGAATCCAGTCTACTTTTTTATTCTCAGCGCGTTGTTTGCTGTCTGGTTTATCTGGACCCGCCGGCAACCCCCACAACAGCGCCGCCAGACCAATATAAAGTTGCTGATCTTCATTCTCGGCATTCTGATTTTTTATCTGATTCTGGCCGGTAAACTGCACTGGCTGGGCGCAGCCGTTGCCGTGGCCCTGCCTTTTATTCGCAGGCTGTGGCCCTTCCTGCCATTTATTGGCCGTTTTCTGCAGCAAAGACGCAACCGTCAGGGAGGCAATACCTCAGCGGTAGACACCCCGATCCTGCATATGGAGCTGGATCATGACAGCGGCATTATGTTTGGCACCGTGCTGGAAGGCCCGCTGAAAGACCGCCAGCTCGGCGACATGACCGAGCAGGAATTTCTGCAGTTACTTGATTATTGCCGCCAGCATGATCAGCAGTCAGCCCGCCTGCTGGAAACCTATCTGGATAAACGCTTCGGAGACAGCTGGCGGGACGACGACCAGCACACCGGCGACGCCCCTCTGAGCGAAGTCGAAGAGGCTTATCAGATTCTGGGGCTGGAAAAAGGCGCCAGCGAACAGGAGATCATTGCAGCCCACCGCCGTCTGATGCAGAAAATGCATCCCGACCGGGGTGGCAGTGATTATCTGGCCGCGAAAATTAATCAGGCAAAAGATGTACTGATGAAACGCTAG
- a CDS encoding trimethylamine methyltransferase family protein yields the protein MQTQSGQRTSRRRGNSRSAGRAAQAMQQLPWQQLRNPLTPVKVISDDQLESIHHASLDILEQVGIKVLLPEARDIMRQAGAKTSADSEQVFFDREMIESLIALAPSEFTLHARNPAHNLRFGSNYVNFGTVASAPNASCMDKGRRAGNRQDYQDFLRLAQHFNIIHFLSGYPVEPVDVHPGVRHLDCLADAARLTDKVMNCYSLGVERNQDAIEIARIARGISHEQLDAEPSLFTIINTNSPLSLDIPMLQGIMEMAKRNQVVVITPFTLAGAMAPVTLAGALAQQNAEALAGLCFAQMIRPGAPVVYGGFTSNVDMKSGSPAFGTPEYMQAAQIGGQLARRYNLPYRSSNVNAANTVDAQAGIESTMALWGALGGGVNLLMHGAGWMEGGLCASFEKFVLDVDLLQMMASYLKPPEVSDASLAVSTIAEVGPGGHFFGCAHTMERYENAFYAPLISDWSNYETWDGKGRPTAFEKANQVYKKALAEYQQPLLDPAIDEQLEAFISQRKAAGGVATDF from the coding sequence ATGCAAACACAATCCGGGCAACGTACATCCCGCCGCCGCGGTAACTCCCGCAGCGCCGGACGGGCCGCTCAGGCCATGCAGCAACTGCCGTGGCAACAGCTGCGAAATCCGTTAACCCCCGTTAAAGTCATCAGCGATGATCAGTTAGAAAGCATCCACCACGCCTCGCTGGATATTCTTGAACAGGTGGGCATCAAAGTGCTGTTGCCTGAAGCCCGGGACATCATGCGCCAGGCAGGGGCGAAAACGTCTGCGGATTCTGAACAGGTATTTTTTGACCGGGAGATGATCGAATCCCTGATCGCCCTGGCCCCCTCAGAATTTACCCTGCACGCCCGTAACCCGGCTCACAACCTGCGCTTTGGCAGTAACTATGTGAACTTCGGCACCGTGGCCAGCGCCCCCAATGCCAGTTGCATGGACAAAGGCCGCCGGGCCGGTAACCGGCAGGACTATCAGGACTTTCTGCGGCTGGCACAGCACTTCAATATTATTCATTTTCTCTCCGGGTACCCGGTGGAGCCGGTGGATGTGCATCCCGGTGTTCGTCATCTGGACTGTCTGGCCGATGCCGCCCGCCTCACCGACAAAGTCATGAACTGCTATTCACTGGGGGTCGAACGTAATCAGGACGCCATTGAAATCGCCCGGATCGCCCGGGGCATCAGCCATGAACAGCTGGATGCCGAACCCAGCCTGTTTACCATCATCAACACCAACTCACCCCTGTCACTGGATATACCCATGCTGCAGGGCATCATGGAAATGGCCAAACGCAATCAGGTGGTCGTCATCACGCCGTTCACCCTGGCCGGGGCCATGGCCCCGGTCACTCTCGCCGGCGCACTGGCACAACAAAATGCCGAAGCGCTGGCCGGGCTGTGTTTCGCCCAGATGATCCGCCCCGGGGCCCCGGTGGTCTACGGCGGTTTCACCTCTAATGTCGATATGAAATCCGGCTCGCCGGCCTTTGGTACTCCGGAATACATGCAGGCGGCGCAGATCGGTGGCCAGTTAGCCCGCCGCTACAACCTGCCTTACCGCAGCTCCAATGTGAATGCCGCCAACACCGTCGATGCTCAGGCGGGGATTGAATCCACCATGGCCCTGTGGGGCGCACTCGGCGGCGGCGTTAATTTACTCATGCACGGTGCCGGCTGGATGGAAGGCGGTCTGTGTGCCTCCTTTGAAAAATTCGTGCTGGATGTAGACCTGCTGCAAATGATGGCCAGCTACCTGAAGCCCCCGGAAGTCAGTGACGCCAGTCTGGCGGTCAGCACCATTGCAGAAGTCGGCCCCGGCGGGCACTTCTTCGGCTGCGCCCATACCATGGAGCGCTACGAAAATGCCTTTTATGCCCCGCTGATTTCCGACTGGAGCAACTATGAAACCTGGGACGGTAAAGGCCGCCCCACCGCCTTCGAAAAAGCCAATCAGGTCTATAAAAAAGCACTGGCTGAGTATCAGCAGCCGTTGCTTGATCCGGCTATTGATGAACAACTTGAAGCTTTCATCAGCCAGCGTAAAGCCGCCGGCGGTGTCGCCACCGACTTTTAA
- a CDS encoding MOSC domain-containing protein, whose protein sequence is MTCTLSQLHVYPIKSTTGISLNRSHVSPRGLSFDRDFILRDVKGRFITARTHPKLVLAEASLTPGGLLLSAPGMPDLDISYAAFSNQYLDVKVWGSEISAQHCQADADQWFSTYLETDCQLVYFGEQSQREVSGHEGQPVSFADGYPLLLISQGSLNDLNSKCPAPISFAHMRPNIVISSIAPFAEDSWSQIRIGDVEFDVVEACSRCVFTTVDPKTGIRNEFKEPLKTLKQYRRDEKGEVFFGQNLIPRNQGVIRVGDTVEILGGKTPVSLLPAQI, encoded by the coding sequence ATGACCTGTACGCTCAGCCAGTTACACGTATACCCGATCAAATCCACCACCGGCATCAGCCTGAACCGCAGCCACGTATCCCCCCGGGGTCTCAGCTTTGACCGCGACTTTATTCTGCGGGATGTAAAAGGCCGGTTTATCACCGCCCGTACTCACCCCAAACTGGTCCTGGCTGAAGCCAGCCTGACCCCCGGCGGCCTGCTGCTCAGCGCCCCGGGAATGCCAGATCTGGACATCAGCTATGCCGCCTTCAGCAACCAGTATCTGGATGTAAAAGTCTGGGGCAGTGAAATCAGCGCGCAGCATTGTCAGGCCGATGCCGACCAGTGGTTCAGTACCTATCTGGAAACAGACTGCCAGCTCGTCTACTTCGGTGAACAGTCACAACGGGAAGTCAGCGGTCATGAAGGTCAGCCGGTCAGTTTTGCCGACGGCTACCCGTTATTGCTGATCTCTCAGGGTTCCCTGAATGACCTGAATTCGAAGTGCCCGGCCCCAATCAGCTTTGCCCACATGCGGCCCAACATTGTAATCAGCAGCATCGCGCCTTTTGCCGAGGACAGCTGGTCGCAAATCCGGATCGGAGACGTTGAATTTGATGTGGTGGAAGCCTGCAGCCGCTGCGTGTTTACCACGGTGGATCCGAAAACCGGCATCCGCAATGAATTCAAAGAACCGTTAAAAACCCTGAAGCAATACCGTCGCGACGAAAAAGGTGAAGTGTTCTTCGGCCAGAACCTGATCCCCCGTAATCAGGGAGTGATCCGCGTGGGTGATACGGTGGAAATACTCGGCGGCAAAACCCCGGTAAGCCTGTTACCGGCACAAATCTGA
- a CDS encoding DUF924 family protein, translating to MTEKIEEILHFWFGDLCDGLATPDRKKLWWYGGEDVDNLIRDAFGQRVRQALAGELDEWARQPRGRLALIILLDQFSRNIYRGSAEAFSGDSKAAALSKEGIELGHDRALELSEKLFFYMPLEHAESLQEQDQHIKCLESLFGEMGIEHRQVLDNALDFAHEHRELIARFGRFPYRNTVLGRESTPEELAYLNQPHKTYGQ from the coding sequence ATGACTGAGAAAATTGAAGAGATTCTGCATTTCTGGTTTGGTGATTTGTGTGATGGCCTGGCGACCCCGGACCGGAAAAAACTCTGGTGGTATGGCGGGGAAGACGTGGATAACCTGATCCGCGATGCGTTTGGCCAGCGGGTCCGGCAGGCGCTGGCCGGTGAACTGGATGAATGGGCCCGGCAGCCCCGGGGCCGTCTGGCGCTGATTATTTTACTGGATCAGTTCAGCCGCAATATTTACCGTGGCAGTGCTGAGGCGTTTTCCGGAGACAGCAAAGCCGCGGCACTGAGCAAAGAGGGCATCGAACTGGGCCATGACCGGGCGCTGGAGCTGAGCGAGAAACTGTTCTTCTATATGCCGCTGGAACATGCGGAGTCACTGCAGGAGCAGGATCAGCATATTAAATGTCTGGAAAGCCTGTTCGGTGAAATGGGCATTGAGCACCGTCAGGTACTGGATAATGCGCTGGATTTCGCCCATGAGCACCGGGAGCTGATTGCCCGTTTTGGCCGTTTTCCATACCGCAATACGGTGCTGGGCAGGGAATCCACGCCGGAAGAACTTGCGTATCTGAATCAGCCCCATAAAACCTACGGACAGTAA
- a CDS encoding LysE family translocator: MLSTEFLITSLVVVLLPGTGVIFTLATGLSLGRRASLFAAAGCTLGIIPHLLASIFGLAALLHTSSLAFQLFKYAGVIYLLYLAWGMWRDTGSIRFDNAGTAPVQDWRIALQAMLINVLNPKLSIFFLAFLPQFLPTATTTPLADMLLLSLTFMLMTLLVFIGYGLFAHHVKHYIQHSPTILSWLQRSFAGIFVALSARLASSEQ, translated from the coding sequence ATGCTCAGTACTGAATTCTTAATCACATCATTAGTGGTGGTCCTGCTGCCGGGCACCGGGGTCATTTTCACCCTGGCCACCGGCCTCAGCCTCGGCCGCCGGGCCAGTCTGTTTGCGGCGGCGGGCTGTACGCTGGGGATCATTCCGCACCTGCTGGCCAGTATCTTTGGGCTGGCCGCCCTGCTGCACACCAGCAGCCTGGCATTCCAGCTGTTTAAATACGCCGGGGTAATCTATCTGCTCTATCTGGCATGGGGCATGTGGCGCGACACCGGCAGCATCCGCTTTGACAATGCCGGCACCGCCCCCGTACAAGACTGGCGGATTGCCCTGCAGGCCATGCTGATTAACGTGCTGAACCCCAAGTTATCAATATTCTTTCTGGCATTTCTGCCGCAGTTTTTACCCACTGCCACAACTACACCGCTGGCAGACATGCTGCTCCTCAGCCTGACCTTCATGCTGATGACACTGCTGGTCTTTATTGGCTACGGCCTGTTTGCCCACCACGTTAAACACTACATCCAGCACAGCCCGACAATTCTGAGCTGGCTGCAGCGCAGCTTTGCCGGCATCTTTGTTGCCCTGAGTGCCCGGCTGGCCAGCAGCGAACAGTAA